From a region of the Phaseolus vulgaris cultivar G19833 chromosome 6, P. vulgaris v2.0, whole genome shotgun sequence genome:
- the LOC137831622 gene encoding cold-responsive protein kinase 1-like — MLQLKVVALILIWWSSNGVEDAVAAKDAHLVNMGCSSFNASDLRSFFANINETFSDMREEIINQSKHFGTVQKARGEVLTYTMFQCRNYLSKNDCLSCFNNATTQIRNCSGGNGARVIYDSCFLRYESNRFYDQTNEIGSGVSCGNISSTVPDFKVAGEQALMDLQTATPKTTDFYAATKTLVAGGSAVYAVAQCVETATAINCQNCMQVGYNNLQSCLPNTEGRAYDAGCFMRYSTTPFFADNQTIDIAPYLKKGNSNKKWAIIGGVVGGVVLLLLLFAWRMSRKRNKVPRGDILGATELKGPVNYKYNDLKAATKNFSAENKLGEGGFGDVYKGTLKNGKVVAVKKLVFGKSSNMEDNFEGEVKLISNVHHRNLVRLLGCCSKSQERILVYEYMANKSLDKFLFGNKKGSLNWKQRSDIILGTARGLAYLHEEFHVSIIHRDIKTANILLNDDLQPKIADFGLARLLPEDRSHLSTKFAGTLGYTAPEYAMHGQLSEKADTYSYGIVVLEIVSGHRSTDVKDDEDGEYLLRRAWKLHERGLYLELVDNAIDPNEYDVEEVKKIIEIALLCTQASASTRPTMSEVVMLLKSKSLMQHLQPTMPVFVETNMIPRESNSTSSSNATVSISIPSAR, encoded by the exons ATGCTGCAACTTAAGGTGGTGGCCTTAATTTTGATATGGTGGAGCAGTAATGGTGTTGAAGATGCAGTTGCAGCCAAAGATGCACATTTAGTAAACATGGGGTGCAGCTCGTTCAATGCTTCCGATTTGAGAAGCTTCTTTGCGAATATCAATGAAACGTTTTCAGACATGAGAGAAGAGATTATAAATCAAAGCAAGCACTTTGGCACAGTACAGAAGGCCAGAGGAGAGGTCCTCACATACACTATGTTTCAGTGCAGAAACTATCTCTCCAAAAATGACTGTCTTTCTTGCTTCAACAATGCCACCACCCAGATCCGCAACTGCTCCGGTGGCAACGGTGCCAGAGTCATCTACGATAGCTGCTTCCTCAG GTATGAGAGCAACAGGTTCTACGATCAGACCAATGAAATTGGAAGTGGGGTATCATGTGGGAACATAAGTTCAACTGTTCCTGATTTTAAAGTTGCTGGAGAACAAGCCCTAATGGACCTCCAAACAGCAACACCGAAAACTACAGATTTTTATGCAGCTACTAAGACACTGGTGGCTGGTGGTAGTGCTGTTTATGCTGTTGCACAGTGTGTTGAAACTGCCACTGCGATTAATTGTCAGAATTGCATGCAAGTTGGATACAACAACTTACAAAGTTGTCTTCCTAACACAGAGGGAAGAGCATATGATGCTGGCTGTTTTATGAGATACTCCACCACACCTTTCTTTGCTGATAATCAAACCATTGATATTGCACCCTATTTGAAAAAAG GAAATTCAAACAAGAAATGGGCTATAATAGGTGGTGTTGTAGGAGGGGTTGTTCTTCTCCTTCTGTTGTTTGCCTGGAGAATgtcaagaaaaagaaacaaggTTCCCAGAG GTGACATATTGGGAGCAACAGAGTTGAAAGGTCCAGTTAACTACAAGTATAATGATTTGAAAGCTGCAACCAAAAATTTCAGTGCAGAAAACAAACTTGGAGAAGGAGGTTTTGGTGATGTATACAAG GGTACTCTGAAAAATGGAAAAGTTGTTGCtgtaaaaaaactagtttttgggAAATCAAGCAACATGGAGGATAATTTTGAAGGGGAAGTGAAGCTTATAAGTAATGTTCACCACCGAAATCTCGTTAGGCTTCTTGGTTGCTGCAGCAAAAGCCAAGAAAGAATCTTAGTTTATGAATACATGGCTAATAAAAGTCTTGACAAATTCTTATTCG GTAACAAAAAAGGTTCCCTCAATTGGAAACAACGCTCTGATATAATTTTAGGCACAGCAAGAGGACTGGCATATCTGCATGAGGAGTTCCACGTCTCCATCATacatagagatatcaagactgcTAATATCCTGTTAAATGATGATCTTCAGCCAAAAATTGCTGATTTTGGGTTGGCAAGGCTTCTCCCAGAGGATCGTTCTCATCTCAGCACAAAATTTGCaggaacttt GGGATACACAGCACCTGAGTATGCCATGCATGGTCAATTATCAGAGAAGGCAGATACCTACAGCTATGGTATTGTAGTCCTAGAAATCGTAAGTGGTCATAGGAGTACCGATGTAAAGGATGATGAAGATGGCGAATACCTGCTTCGACGA GCATGGAAACTGCATGAGAGAGGCTTGTACTTGGAGCTGGTAGACAATGCAATAGACCCTAATGAATATGACGtagaagaagtgaagaaaatcATAGAAATTGCTTTGTTATGCACTCAGGCATCAGCTTCAACGAGGCCAACAATGTCTGAAGTAGTAATGCTACTGAAAAGCAAGAGCTTAATGCAGCACCTGCAACCAACTATGCCTGTGTTTGTTGAAACAAATATGATCCCTCGGGAAAGCAACTCTACTAGTTCATCTAATGCTACTGTCTCCATTTCTATTCCATCAGCTCGATAG